The following proteins are co-located in the Fimbriiglobus ruber genome:
- a CDS encoding RNA polymerase sigma factor: MTARQLADLIDTYAPALVLFARQWCAAPEDVVQDAFCKLASQAAVPDDPVAWLYRVTRNAAIDTGKAERRRSRREAVVARSVRWFDESAIDGLDAGAAVAALEDLPADEREVIVARLWGGMTLAQIAVVTVCSVSTAHRRYEAGLAALRERLGVICPKT; the protein is encoded by the coding sequence ATGACCGCCCGGCAGCTAGCGGATCTGATTGACACTTACGCCCCGGCTCTGGTGCTGTTCGCCCGTCAGTGGTGCGCGGCCCCGGAAGACGTGGTGCAGGACGCCTTTTGTAAATTGGCGTCGCAGGCGGCCGTGCCGGACGATCCGGTCGCGTGGCTCTATCGGGTCACGCGCAACGCGGCGATCGACACGGGGAAAGCCGAACGGCGGCGGTCGCGGCGTGAGGCCGTGGTCGCCCGTTCGGTGCGCTGGTTTGATGAAAGCGCGATCGACGGACTCGACGCCGGGGCCGCCGTCGCGGCCCTGGAAGACTTGCCGGCGGACGAACGCGAGGTCATCGTAGCCCGCCTGTGGGGCGGGATGACCTTGGCTCAGATCGCGGTCGTGACCGTGTGTTCCGTGAGTACCGCGCACCGGCGGTATGAGGCGGGCCTCGCCGCGCTCCGCGAAAGGTTGGGTGTGATATGCCCGAAAACGTGA
- a CDS encoding DUF429 domain-containing protein, whose translation MRLPIFEQFFGVDFSGAKKAGETIWVARLEPVSRSRRRKVPPFRLTSLDRLDTLAGTADRGPALRFLVNHVLVSEAALWGFDFPFGLPVELFPDRTPWLAQFAFLAEWEEAAYACGVECIRRARLVGEKMHIRRATDSDAKAPFDCYHYRIIYQTFYGMRDVVDPLRRTPGTAVLPFQYRKLRTAKRVVVECCPGSVLKKLKLPHQNYKQPAGGPLTHKRRLTRHVILDWLSGLVRFDDRFRRVMMRNPGGDAMDAVIAAAGAALAVPSADHARIARHPRYPREGFLFC comes from the coding sequence ATGCGGCTCCCGATTTTTGAACAGTTCTTCGGCGTCGATTTCAGCGGGGCCAAGAAGGCTGGCGAGACCATCTGGGTCGCTCGGCTCGAACCCGTATCCCGCTCACGACGCCGAAAGGTACCACCGTTTCGGCTCACCTCGTTGGACCGCCTGGACACATTGGCGGGGACGGCCGATCGCGGGCCCGCCCTGCGATTTCTGGTGAACCACGTCCTCGTTTCCGAAGCCGCTCTGTGGGGGTTCGATTTTCCCTTCGGCCTCCCTGTAGAGTTGTTCCCTGACCGAACTCCCTGGCTGGCGCAGTTCGCGTTCCTCGCCGAATGGGAGGAAGCCGCTTACGCGTGCGGGGTCGAGTGCATCCGCCGGGCGCGGCTGGTCGGGGAGAAGATGCACATCCGGCGGGCCACCGACAGCGACGCGAAAGCCCCGTTCGACTGCTACCACTACCGCATCATCTATCAGACCTTTTATGGCATGCGGGACGTGGTCGACCCACTCCGCCGGACCCCGGGGACGGCCGTTTTGCCCTTCCAATACCGCAAACTGCGGACGGCGAAGCGTGTGGTCGTCGAGTGTTGTCCGGGTTCGGTGTTGAAGAAACTCAAGTTGCCACACCAGAACTACAAACAGCCCGCGGGCGGCCCGTTAACCCACAAGCGACGATTAACACGGCATGTCATCCTCGACTGGCTGAGCGGCCTCGTGCGGTTCGACGATCGGTTCCGGAGGGTGATGATGCGGAACCCTGGTGGTGACGCGATGGACGCCGTGATTGCGGCCGCCGGGGCGGCCCTCGCCGTGCCGTCCGCCGATCACGCACGGATCGCCCGACACCCGCGTTACCCGCGCGAAGGCTTCCTGTTTTGCTGA